The following DNA comes from Marinitoga sp. 38H-ov.
CATCAACAATATTTTTTTATTTGGCTTTCTAATATTCTCTTTTTTTCTCATTTTTTTATTTATTTTTACTATATCTACTTCGTTATTTTCATATATTAAATGTCTTCTTTTACCTTCTCTTAAATTAGCCCTTGTTGATGATATTGGATCAATATCTATAATATCTATTTTTTCTTCGAATAATGGCAGTGAATGTACGATCTCTCCAAACGGATTTATTACAACACTGCCCCCATCGAAAACTATTTCATCCTGACCTCCAACAAGATTTACATATACGAGCCATGTTGAAAGCTCTGAGGCCCTTGTTTTTAACATTTCTAATCTACTTTTTGGTTTACCTTTTGTATATGGCGAAGCCGATAAATTAACTATTACATGGGCCCCCATTTCTGCTAAATCAACTGCAGGTCCATTTGGTACCCATATATCTTCACATACTGTAACTCCTATTTTTAATCCATTTTCTAATTCAATTATCATAGGTTTTTTTCCTGGAGAAAAATAACGTTTTTCATCAAAAACGGAATAATTCGGTAAAAATATTTTGTGATATTTTGCCTCTTCTTTACCATTATATATAACATACGCAGAATTATATGCGTCTACCTCAAAATCTAAATTTCCTATAATTGATAATGTATTTTTACTTTTTGAATACTCTATATATTCATTTAAAATATTTCTCGAATCATTTAAAAAACCCGTTTTTAAAACCAAATCTTCAGGAGGATAACCTACAAGAAACAACTCTGGAAAAACTAATATATCAACATTTTCTTTTTCAGCTAAATCTAGTGCTTTTTTTGCCTTATCTAAATTAAAACTCAAATTTCCTACATGAGAGTTTAATTGAGCAAGACCTATTCTCAATCTCATATAATCACTCCTTTACTCTTTTTTAATATTATAACATATTTACACTTAAAAATATATTAAAAAACCCCCGAAAAATCGGGGGAAATCATTATTCTTTCCATATACCACCTATTCTCTTGACATTATCCATATCTTCTGTATTCTTATATCCAATTTCTGCTTCTTTGGTTAAAGATATTATCCTTAATCCTCCTGTACCTGCTGCTACATAAACATAATCATCATCTACAAATATATCTTCGGCAGTTCCTGCTTCTAAATCGATTTTTGAAATAGAATTCATATCATTATATGAATCAAGAGTTTCAGGATCAGATAAGTCTATTGAAATCACATAATTCACATTTATTCCATCATCTGCATCATTATCTAAATATCCAATATAAGCATTCCCGTTATATATAAATATTGTATTTGCTATTGCATCTTCAACACCATCAGAATCGCTATCATCATTACTATAATCATACATATCTACTACATCTGGATTATCTGGCGTAGATATATCTATTACAACAAGACCGTTTTCTCCATCTGCTATATATGCATAATCTCCAGAAACCGCAATATCCTTTGGATTATATGCAGTTGGAATAAAATCTGAATCGCCTGAATAATTATATGTCTTCTTATGTGTTATATTTCCAGAATTATCTACCCCAAAAACAACCAATCCATTATTTCCATCTATTACATATACATTACCATTATAATAAACTGAACCTCTAATATCGCTTAATCCAGTATTATCATTAGCATAATAAACAGGAATTGTTCCATCGGTTAATGTAACAGTGATTAATCCTAATGTATTATCTAATAATATAGCAAGATCTGCATCATTATCATTATCTGTATCAATAACATCTATATATTTTATATTAAAGCTATTAACTCCATCATCATGAATTTCATTATCATGAGTAGGTAATGTTGGATCAGATAAATCAACTATTTCAAACCCATCCGGTCCTGCTGCAACATAAACATAATTCCCATATATTTTTATATCATTTACTTCTGAATTATTTGCAACTCCATCATTATCGTTTATATTATTTGAAGTAATTTGGACAGGTGATTCTTTTTCGCTTATATCACCCACTACAAGTTTTGATTCAGATCCTGATCCAGGTTTTCCTAAAACAAATGGAGTTTTAGTGATAAATGAATATATGTCACTTGAAATTTCTGCACCATTATCATCTTTAGCTACAATTTTCCAATAATATATATATCCATATTTCAAATCTGATTCAAGTATTTTATATGACTCACTATTTTGATCAGGCGATTTTAATAACAATGAATTAGTATTTTCGCCAAAATATACATCGTAAGAAATTGAATCGCCATCATATTCTTTAGACTTCCAACTTATTGTATAATCAGTTGCTGGATCTACTTTTCCAGATTTATTTTTAGGAGATAAATTATATGGTTTTTTAGGAGGTCTATTACCACCTGTCGCCGCACTGTTTCTTTTAAATACTGGCCACTCTGTTTTAGCTATACCTTCATTTTGAGAATCATATATAATATAAAATTTGTTATCTAAAGACCCTGCATAAATATTACCATCTTTTCCTATTGCAATATTTCCGCTTATTGATTTTTTAGCATCACCAAATACCCATCTAGATGTTCCATTATCTTTTATAGAGTATATCTTACCATTAGATAAAGGAATATACAATATATTATTTGTTCCATCTGTACCTAGAGAAATTGGACCAGCTGGTTCTATTTTTGCATCATATTCTCCATTTGATAATTTCCCTGTTTCTTTGCTTAAATCTGATTTCAAGGCATGTACTTTTCCATCTTGTGTAATAACATAAATTGAATCACCCACAACTGGCGAGTATTTTATAGCAGCACCTAAATCATTACTTGATACAACCTTACCATAATTTGCACTTGTAGTATCTATATCTATAGCATATATCTTTCCAGCCAATGTTCCAATATATAATTTTTTATTTGTATTATCAATTGCTCCTGCAGCAACAACTTCTTCTACATTTTGAACATTTAATGTTACAGAAAATCTTTCATTACCGTTTTTGTCTAAAGAATATACAATTCCATTATAAGCACCAAAATATATATTTCCAGAATTATCGAGTACAGGACTTGCTTTTATTTTTTCAGATACTTGATATTTCCAATTTAAATTTCCACTATCTTTATCTATTGAATAAAAGTATCCATCTGTTGCTCCAATATAAATTGCATCAACACCAATTGCAGGAGAAGAATATAATGGAACTCCTATTATATATTCCCAATTTGATGTATTATTAACATTTACAGAATATAATTTTCCTTCTAAAGTGCCAAAGTATACATTACCATCATTATCTACTGCTGGTGTAGTTGTAATTGGACTATCAACTAAAAACGGACTTCTTTTTTCTTGACCTGTTGGCAATATTGAATACAATTTTCCAAAATTTTCATCATTTGAACCAAAATGTATTACATTTTCTGGAGAAATGACAACACCTGTTCTAATAGGATTTTCAACATCTTTTACATACTTTTGACCACCATTTTTATATCCTCTTGTTGTAAATGTTAATAAATCGCTAGATATTTCTCCATCACTTGAATCTTTTGCAACCACCTTCCAATAATACGTTGTTCCTTCTTCCAACGTTGTTAAATTGTATGTATATGGAGGTGTTTTCTCCTCTCCTTTTATTAATTCATAATTAGTTGTTTTTCCTAAATAAAAGTAATATTTTATACTTTCCCCATCTGGATCTGTTGCACTCCAATTAAATTGAATATTCTCTGTATCTATGGAACTTCCATTATTATTTATTGATGCTGGTGAGAATAATGTCTCTGTAAATTGAGGCAATCTATTTTTATTTTTTATTGTTATATAAAATTCAACTTTTGTTGGATCATTAACATGTTGACTATCCCAAGCTTTTATAACAACTTTTTTCATTACTGAATTTCCAGTTGTAACCATATCATAATCGGGAGTAAAGGTTAATGTTCCTTCTGAAGAAATTTCTAAACCATCATCTGATTTCAATTCACTTTCTTCACTTCTTGAATAAGTTATTTCATCTCCTTCTTCATCTGCAAAATATTTTGTCAAATCAATAATCAATGTTTCTGTTTCAAATACCTCTTGATTTTCTATAGTTGTAGCAGATGGCTTTAAATTAGATTCTTTTTCTGTATAAAATGAAAAAACAGATTCACTTGTTGCATTTGATGTATCTTTTACTACAACCTTCCAATAATATGTTTTTGTCAATAAATCAGTTGAAACTTCAAGTTTGTTAAATTTCTTTGTAATATCATAATTTGGAATTATATCTGATGAAAAAGATATATTCGTAGCAAGTAAAGATAGATTATCTTGTGATTCACCAAAATAAATATCATATGTTAATAAATCTCCATCTGGATCCTCTGAATACCATTTTAATATTGGTTGAATATTAGATTCTTCGCCATTTTTAGGATTTACAGCAATTGGATCTAATGGAAAATTATTAGGTTTACTTTTATCAAAATTAGCTGCTATAATAGAAAAATCGTTTATATCAATTGATCCATCTGAAAATGATGTATCATATATATTTTCCCAACCTTCTTTTTTATACATATTATATGCTGGAGCTATATCGTAAGCTTCATCATATGATGAATTTCCTTCCTTTGTATTACTATAATTTGCAAATGCTTTTACATCACTTATATCAACTATATTATCATTATTAAAATCTCCTAATAATTTTGGTTCTCTTAATTTTAATTCACCATCATGAAAATCAACATTACCGGATGAAGAGATAACTATACTTCTTTCTTCACCTGAGTTTGGATCATTAGCGAATTGAATTTTGCTAATACCTATTTTTCCTTTCCCATTCTCATCCTTTTTTGCTTTGAAATAGATTTTAAATATTTCATTATCTTCAAGGTTTATTTTCTCATTTTCTACTGTAGATAAATTTATTTCTATTTCCCCATCTTCTGAATTTATTATTGGAACCATAATTATACTATTCCCATTTATTACCGGAAAAGAATAAACTCCATTTTCACCCCTATATTGATCAATCTCTACTAAATCTTTATCATATGATATTACAAGATTTATATTTGTTACATCCATTACATTCTTTGCATATATTGTTACTTCACCATATCCATCTTTATTCATTTCTTCATCTATAATTGAAATACCGTCACTAATTGAATCTGAACTTATTTTTGTTTTTTCTACTTCTATTGGAGCAACAGAAAGGATTTTAATATCAGCTTTTTTATTCAAAACTAATATTTTATCCCCTTTTTTAAAGGGTTCTCCAATTTTTGCAATCATCAAACTATTCTGTGTATTTACACTTAAAATCCCATTTGGAATAGTATAATCATCTGCATTTAAAATTTGTAGCTCTAGCCCTTTTAAATCCTTCTTTAATATAACTTCTCCAGTATCTGTTATATTTAAATACTCTTCAGTGCTAAACGACGTTTTTTCTATCTTATCCGATTTAAAATTTGCATCTTTTGTAAGACAGCTAGACATAATAAAGATAATAGATAAGATTGTTAATAATACCAAATATTTTTTCATATCCATCCCTCCTAAAAAATTTGTATTTTTGCTATATCGCTATAATCTATCTCAA
Coding sequences within:
- a CDS encoding NAD+ synthase, with amino-acid sequence MRLRIGLAQLNSHVGNLSFNLDKAKKALDLAEKENVDILVFPELFLVGYPPEDLVLKTGFLNDSRNILNEYIEYSKSKNTLSIIGNLDFEVDAYNSAYVIYNGKEEAKYHKIFLPNYSVFDEKRYFSPGKKPMIIELENGLKIGVTVCEDIWVPNGPAVDLAEMGAHVIVNLSASPYTKGKPKSRLEMLKTRASELSTWLVYVNLVGGQDEIVFDGGSVVINPFGEIVHSLPLFEEKIDIIDIDPISSTRANLREGKRRHLIYENNEVDIVKINKKMRKKENIRKPNKKILLMDKYEEIYNALKLGLKDYIYKNGFSKVVLGLSGGMDSAFVSALAVDTFGPENVLGILMPSQYSSRGSIEDSLLLAKNLGMKTYTIPIRRTFESLLKELKIAFNDLPIDVTEENIQARIRGTIVMGFSNKLGYIALATGNKSEVATGYATLYGDMAGGFSPIKDVYKTEVYALAKYFNELKGDWIIPENIFTKAPSAELRPDQTDQDKLPPYEILDAILEKYIEYEMSIDEIVEEGYELETIKYVIKLVDLNEYKRRQGAPGIKITQRAFGKDRRMPITNGYKIWR
- a CDS encoding PQQ-binding-like beta-propeller repeat protein, producing the protein MKKYLVLLTILSIIFIMSSCLTKDANFKSDKIEKTSFSTEEYLNITDTGEVILKKDLKGLELQILNADDYTIPNGILSVNTQNSLMIAKIGEPFKKGDKILVLNKKADIKILSVAPIEVEKTKISSDSISDGISIIDEEMNKDGYGEVTIYAKNVMDVTNINLVISYDKDLVEIDQYRGENGVYSFPVINGNSIIMVPIINSEDGEIEINLSTVENEKINLEDNEIFKIYFKAKKDENGKGKIGISKIQFANDPNSGEERSIVISSSGNVDFHDGELKLREPKLLGDFNNDNIVDISDVKAFANYSNTKEGNSSYDEAYDIAPAYNMYKKEGWENIYDTSFSDGSIDINDFSIIAANFDKSKPNNFPLDPIAVNPKNGEESNIQPILKWYSEDPDGDLLTYDIYFGESQDNLSLLATNISFSSDIIPNYDITKKFNKLEVSTDLLTKTYYWKVVVKDTSNATSESVFSFYTEKESNLKPSATTIENQEVFETETLIIDLTKYFADEEGDEITYSRSEESELKSDDGLEISSEGTLTFTPDYDMVTTGNSVMKKVVIKAWDSQHVNDPTKVEFYITIKNKNRLPQFTETLFSPASINNNGSSIDTENIQFNWSATDPDGESIKYYFYLGKTTNYELIKGEEKTPPYTYNLTTLEEGTTYYWKVVAKDSSDGEISSDLLTFTTRGYKNGGQKYVKDVENPIRTGVVISPENVIHFGSNDENFGKLYSILPTGQEKRSPFLVDSPITTTPAVDNDGNVYFGTLEGKLYSVNVNNTSNWEYIIGVPLYSSPAIGVDAIYIGATDGYFYSIDKDSGNLNWKYQVSEKIKASPVLDNSGNIYFGAYNGIVYSLDKNGNERFSVTLNVQNVEEVVAAGAIDNTNKKLYIGTLAGKIYAIDIDTTSANYGKVVSSNDLGAAIKYSPVVGDSIYVITQDGKVHALKSDLSKETGKLSNGEYDAKIEPAGPISLGTDGTNNILYIPLSNGKIYSIKDNGTSRWVFGDAKKSISGNIAIGKDGNIYAGSLDNKFYIIYDSQNEGIAKTEWPVFKRNSAATGGNRPPKKPYNLSPKNKSGKVDPATDYTISWKSKEYDGDSISYDVYFGENTNSLLLKSPDQNSESYKILESDLKYGYIYYWKIVAKDDNGAEISSDIYSFITKTPFVLGKPGSGSESKLVVGDISEKESPVQITSNNINDNDGVANNSEVNDIKIYGNYVYVAAGPDGFEIVDLSDPTLPTHDNEIHDDGVNSFNIKYIDVIDTDNDNDADLAILLDNTLGLITVTLTDGTIPVYYANDNTGLSDIRGSVYYNGNVYVIDGNNGLVVFGVDNSGNITHKKTYNYSGDSDFIPTAYNPKDIAVSGDYAYIADGENGLVVIDISTPDNPDVVDMYDYSNDDSDSDGVEDAIANTIFIYNGNAYIGYLDNDADDGINVNYVISIDLSDPETLDSYNDMNSISKIDLEAGTAEDIFVDDDYVYVAAGTGGLRIISLTKEAEIGYKNTEDMDNVKRIGGIWKE